One window of Erwinia aphidicola genomic DNA carries:
- a CDS encoding RcnB family protein — MKKTTLALIISVFTASSLFTTLSYADGPGNGPDREWHQQGGHDNHGGDERHDDRHDDRGHNERGDDHRGRGGPGERDHFAWQGHDFRRGHPAPDRFRGDDYRVDDWRDRGLDEPPRGEHWAYVDGNYVLIAAATGIITSIILGNIAGNH; from the coding sequence ATGAAAAAAACAACACTGGCACTGATTATTAGCGTTTTCACAGCAAGCAGCCTTTTCACCACCCTCTCTTACGCAGACGGTCCGGGTAATGGCCCGGACCGCGAGTGGCATCAGCAGGGCGGTCACGATAATCACGGTGGCGATGAGCGTCACGACGATCGCCATGACGATCGTGGGCACAATGAGCGCGGCGACGACCATCGCGGTCGCGGTGGTCCAGGCGAGCGTGACCATTTTGCGTGGCAGGGCCATGACTTCCGTCGCGGCCACCCGGCACCGGACCGCTTCCGTGGCGACGATTATCGCGTTGACGACTGGCGCGATCGCGGCCTTGATGAGCCACCGCGCGGTGAGCACTGGGCCTATGTTGACGGCAATTATGTGCTGATTGCTGCGGCCACCGGGATAATCACTTCGATCATTCTCGGCAATATTGCCGGCAACCATTAA
- a CDS encoding homocysteine S-methyltransferase family protein, with amino-acid sequence MTQHIEILDGGMGRELARVGAPFRQPEWSALALYEAPEQVRAVHDSFVEAGAGTLTTNSYAVVPFHIGAARFAADGERLAALAGQLARQAADAAAHPVRVAGSLPPAAGSYRPDLFVAEQAIAIHRVLVAAQAPYVDVWLGETISSIAEAVAIHQAVANQPQPLWLSFSLHDDPDQPKAASTLRSGESVTAAVEKALELGAENILFNCSHPEVMLSAVQQAQATLQRLGSAAGIGVYANAFEHGSNGGGANEGLSGLRKDTHPEGYLHWAQEWVAAGATLVGGCCGIGPQHIARLAAALK; translated from the coding sequence ATGACGCAGCATATCGAGATTCTGGACGGTGGGATGGGGCGTGAGCTGGCGAGGGTGGGGGCGCCCTTCCGCCAGCCGGAGTGGTCGGCACTGGCGCTGTATGAGGCACCTGAACAGGTGCGTGCGGTCCACGACAGCTTTGTCGAGGCTGGCGCAGGTACCCTGACCACCAACAGCTATGCCGTGGTTCCCTTCCATATCGGCGCAGCGCGTTTTGCCGCAGACGGTGAGCGCCTTGCTGCGCTGGCCGGTCAGCTGGCGCGCCAGGCAGCCGATGCTGCCGCACATCCGGTAAGAGTCGCGGGCAGCTTGCCGCCCGCCGCCGGTTCCTATCGCCCCGATCTGTTTGTCGCTGAGCAGGCTATCGCAATCCACCGGGTGCTGGTGGCTGCTCAGGCACCTTACGTTGACGTCTGGCTGGGTGAAACCATCAGCTCCATTGCTGAAGCCGTGGCGATCCATCAGGCGGTTGCCAATCAGCCGCAGCCGCTGTGGCTGTCGTTCAGCCTGCACGATGACCCGGACCAGCCGAAAGCTGCCAGCACGCTGCGCTCGGGCGAGAGCGTGACGGCCGCCGTGGAGAAAGCGCTTGAGCTGGGGGCAGAAAATATTCTGTTCAACTGTAGCCATCCTGAAGTGATGCTCTCTGCGGTTCAGCAGGCGCAGGCCACGCTGCAGCGTCTCGGGTCGGCTGCCGGGATTGGCGTTTATGCCAACGCATTCGAGCACGGCAGCAACGGCGGCGGGGCCAACGAAGGGCTGAGCGGCCTGCGTAAAGACACGCATCCGGAAGGGTATCTGCACTGGGCGCAGGAGTGGGTTGCTGCCGGGGCCACGCTGGTCGGCGGCTGCTGCGGTATTGGGCCGCAGCATATTGCGCGGCTGGCCGCCGCGCTGAAGTAA
- a CDS encoding ABC transporter substrate-binding protein: MNRRDFIKTTGALSVAAACSGLPFQSVWAADTAAATPKKGGHLKVGMDNASSTDRLDPAFWFESYMYFVGSQLFNCLAEVDEHGKITPSLAESWETRDGSKTWVLNIRKGVQFHDGRTLTAKDVVYSLNHHRAEKSSSSVKGYLDPVVSLEATAPNQVTIKLKEPNVEFIALLSDVHFAITAENENFDKGIGTGAFILESFKPGVRTLVKRNPNHWNPARGHVDSVETLAMNDSTARVAALASGSAHLINRVNPRIVERLKHMPNIQLLRSRDSQIFTFPGLATAAPFNTLDGRLALKYAIDREQIIKTVLGGFGTVANDNPIFPSSPWFAKDIPQRPYDPEKAKYHWQKSGFSGPLVLSVAEAGFPGAVDAGQLYQNSAEKAGIPLKVERVPDDAFWDNVWMKKPFVSSNWSLRPTADALLSLVFTSSAPWNESQWKEPAFDQLVTAARGEQDEQKRRQIYHDIQLMLVEKGSEIIPLYADALDAASSKINGFVAIPGFTMSGNRAAEKVWFA; this comes from the coding sequence ATGAATCGTCGCGATTTTATCAAAACTACCGGCGCGCTCTCCGTGGCGGCAGCCTGTTCCGGCCTGCCATTCCAGTCGGTGTGGGCAGCGGATACCGCTGCGGCCACGCCGAAAAAGGGCGGCCATCTGAAGGTCGGCATGGACAATGCCTCAAGCACTGACCGCCTTGATCCGGCGTTCTGGTTTGAATCCTATATGTACTTCGTCGGCTCGCAGCTGTTTAACTGCCTGGCGGAAGTGGATGAGCACGGTAAGATCACACCGTCGCTGGCGGAGAGCTGGGAAACCCGCGATGGTAGCAAAACCTGGGTGCTGAACATCCGCAAAGGGGTGCAGTTCCACGACGGCCGCACCCTGACGGCAAAAGACGTGGTTTACTCGCTGAACCATCACCGCGCTGAGAAATCCAGTTCGTCGGTGAAAGGCTACCTCGATCCGGTGGTGTCGCTGGAGGCGACGGCACCCAATCAGGTGACCATCAAGCTGAAGGAGCCGAACGTCGAATTTATCGCGCTGCTGAGCGATGTTCACTTTGCCATCACTGCCGAAAATGAAAACTTCGACAAAGGTATTGGCACCGGGGCGTTCATTCTTGAAAGCTTCAAGCCGGGCGTGCGCACGCTGGTGAAGCGTAATCCGAACCACTGGAACCCGGCGCGCGGCCACGTCGACTCGGTGGAAACGCTGGCGATGAATGACTCTACTGCCCGCGTCGCGGCGCTGGCCAGCGGCTCAGCACATTTGATCAACCGCGTTAATCCGCGCATTGTTGAGCGCCTTAAGCACATGCCGAATATCCAGCTGCTGCGTTCGCGCGACAGCCAGATCTTCACGTTCCCCGGCCTGGCGACGGCCGCGCCGTTTAATACCCTGGACGGTCGCCTGGCGCTGAAATACGCCATCGATCGCGAGCAGATTATCAAAACCGTGCTCGGCGGCTTCGGCACCGTGGCGAATGACAACCCGATCTTCCCGTCCAGCCCCTGGTTCGCCAAAGATATCCCGCAGCGCCCGTATGACCCGGAAAAAGCCAAATATCACTGGCAGAAAAGCGGCTTCAGCGGCCCGCTGGTGCTGTCGGTGGCAGAGGCCGGATTCCCTGGCGCGGTTGATGCCGGGCAGCTGTATCAGAACTCGGCAGAAAAGGCCGGTATCCCGCTGAAGGTAGAGCGCGTACCGGATGATGCCTTCTGGGACAACGTCTGGATGAAAAAGCCGTTTGTCTCTTCTAACTGGTCGCTGCGCCCGACGGCGGATGCGCTGCTGTCGCTGGTGTTCACCAGCAGTGCGCCGTGGAATGAGTCGCAGTGGAAAGAGCCGGCGTTTGACCAACTGGTGACCGCCGCGCGCGGGGAGCAGGACGAGCAGAAACGCCGCCAGATTTACCACGATATCCAGCTGATGCTGGTGGAAAAAGGCAGCGAAATTATTCCGCTGTATGCCGATGCGCTCGACGCCGCCAGCAGCAAAATTAACGGCTTCGTGGCGATCCCGGGCTTCACCATGAGCGGTAACCGTGCAGCGGAAAAAGTGTGGTTTGCATAA
- a CDS encoding ABC transporter permease, giving the protein MSHLSERRGKGHRPLLKLIGQRLLAGVAMLLVVSVLIFVGIQLLPGNAATAILGQTATPQAVAVLNQQLGLDQPAAGRYLAWLGGVLQGDFGHSFTSREAIGPVLLDRLANTLSLAFFTAIVAVPLALVIGFVSARFQGSWIDRLLNFFTRAAVSLPEFFSGYLLILIFSITLFWLPSNSSISDGMPLGDRLLAVALPCMTLIFAILGHMSNMTRAALVSAQNAAYVDTALMKGLSPSSILFRHVLPNAWGPIVNVIVINLAWLMVGVVIVENVFVYPGLGQYMVDSISKRDIPVIQDCALLLAGIYILLNLLADIITLLANPRLRFTRN; this is encoded by the coding sequence ATGAGTCATTTATCTGAACGCCGGGGGAAGGGCCACCGTCCTCTGTTAAAACTGATTGGCCAGCGCCTGCTGGCGGGTGTAGCGATGCTGCTGGTGGTCTCTGTGCTGATTTTCGTCGGTATCCAGCTGCTGCCGGGCAATGCTGCGACGGCTATCCTCGGCCAGACCGCCACGCCGCAGGCGGTGGCGGTGCTGAATCAACAGCTGGGGCTGGATCAGCCCGCTGCCGGGCGCTATCTCGCCTGGCTGGGCGGCGTGCTGCAGGGTGATTTTGGCCACAGCTTTACCAGCCGCGAAGCTATCGGCCCGGTGCTGCTCGACCGGCTGGCAAACACGCTGTCGCTGGCGTTTTTCACCGCCATCGTTGCCGTGCCGCTGGCGCTGGTGATTGGCTTTGTCTCGGCGCGCTTTCAGGGGAGCTGGATCGATCGCCTGCTCAACTTCTTCACCCGCGCCGCCGTCTCGCTGCCGGAGTTCTTCTCCGGCTATCTGCTGATCCTGATCTTCTCGATCACCCTGTTCTGGCTGCCGAGCAATAGCAGCATCTCCGACGGCATGCCGCTGGGGGATCGCCTGCTGGCCGTCGCGCTGCCGTGCATGACGCTGATCTTCGCTATCCTCGGCCATATGAGCAATATGACCCGGGCAGCGTTAGTCAGCGCGCAAAACGCGGCGTATGTTGATACTGCGCTAATGAAGGGGCTGTCACCCTCGTCTATCCTGTTTCGTCACGTGCTGCCCAACGCCTGGGGGCCGATCGTTAACGTGATCGTGATTAACCTGGCGTGGCTGATGGTCGGCGTGGTGATCGTCGAGAACGTGTTTGTCTATCCGGGCCTCGGACAATATATGGTCGACAGCATCAGCAAGCGCGATATCCCGGTGATCCAGGACTGCGCGCTGCTGCTGGCGGGGATCTACATTCTGCTTAATCTGCTGGCGGATATCATCACGCTGCTGGCTAACCCGCGTCTGCGTTTTACAAGGAATTGA
- a CDS encoding ABC transporter permease has translation MFRLKLSVLPGVIGLSLFVLVALLAPWLAPFAPDQVVGSAWAGVSPDSWLGTDNLGRDLLSRLIWGTRTSLSVSAVATLLAFAIGTFLGFLAGYFGGWVDPLISRLNDILMAIPTLILALVVLAMLPKTIPVIVLVLGILESTRVLRVARALALEIAAQEFIEVARLRGERLGWVLWREILPNAFTTLVAEFALRFIFILLFLSALSFLGLGIQPPTADWGGLARDNKDGILFGVWAALIPGAAIALLALALNSVADWLLSQHTRSWQE, from the coding sequence ATGTTCAGGCTGAAACTTTCCGTACTGCCCGGCGTTATCGGGCTGAGCCTGTTTGTGCTGGTGGCGCTGCTGGCGCCGTGGCTGGCGCCGTTTGCGCCGGACCAGGTGGTCGGCAGCGCCTGGGCGGGCGTGTCGCCGGACAGCTGGCTGGGCACTGATAACCTCGGGCGCGACCTGCTGTCCCGCCTGATCTGGGGCACGCGCACCTCGCTCAGCGTCAGCGCGGTGGCCACGCTGCTGGCTTTTGCCATTGGCACCTTCCTCGGCTTTCTGGCCGGTTACTTCGGCGGTTGGGTGGACCCGCTGATCTCGCGCCTCAACGATATTCTGATGGCCATCCCGACGCTGATTCTGGCACTGGTGGTGTTAGCCATGCTGCCGAAGACCATCCCGGTGATCGTGCTGGTGCTCGGCATTCTGGAGTCGACCCGCGTGCTGCGCGTGGCGCGTGCGCTGGCGCTGGAGATTGCCGCGCAGGAGTTTATTGAGGTAGCGCGGCTGCGCGGTGAGCGCCTTGGCTGGGTGCTGTGGCGCGAAATTCTGCCGAATGCCTTTACCACGCTGGTGGCCGAATTTGCCCTGCGCTTTATCTTTATCCTGCTATTTCTTTCAGCGCTGTCGTTCTTAGGGCTGGGCATTCAGCCGCCGACCGCCGACTGGGGCGGACTGGCGCGCGATAATAAAGATGGCATTCTGTTTGGCGTCTGGGCGGCGCTGATCCCCGGCGCGGCGATTGCGCTACTGGCACTGGCATTAAACAGCGTGGCCGACTGGCTGTTAAGCCAGCACACCCGCAGCTGGCAGGAGTAG
- the nikE gene encoding nickel ABC transporter ATP-binding protein NikE, giving the protein MSEQALLQVKQLRVTAGAATLVEEISFTLRKGEVLGLIGESGAGKSTIGQAILGHFRHGMRLSGGQILFDGSDLTALSERQWRKVRGAKIAYVAQSASAAFNPAQKIGEQVIESAIRHRVLDRQAAIRRALEIFSQLQLPQPEQFFHRYPHQVSGGQLQRAMIAMAICAGPQLIVFDEPTTALDVTTQLEVLKSIQQIIRLTGVAALYISHDLAVVAQLSQRIMVLRHGREVESGETAALLSHPQQAYTRQLLHSHGEPNPPRSSTLPLLTATEVSVDYHGDAVLHAVSLAIGRGRTLALIGESGAGKSTLGRAVCGLVAPSRGDIRFNGQLLPATLRQRTRQQLQRVQLIHQHPDTALNPRLTIGLQIERAMVCLSELTALQRKARVQELLEKVGLSPQLAERYPHALSGGQKQRVCIARALAVEPELIVCDEPTSALDPLVGREVLALLKRLQQETGVSLLFITHDLHVVRAVADEVMVLRDGKVVRQGALGQVFSAPLDDYTAELLRAVPEMRPGWLAEVTAAG; this is encoded by the coding sequence ATGAGCGAACAGGCGTTATTACAGGTTAAACAGCTGCGGGTGACCGCAGGCGCGGCTACCCTGGTGGAAGAGATCTCCTTTACCCTGCGCAAGGGGGAAGTGCTGGGGCTGATCGGTGAGTCCGGCGCGGGCAAGTCGACCATCGGCCAGGCTATCCTCGGCCACTTCCGTCACGGCATGCGGCTTAGCGGCGGGCAGATCCTCTTCGACGGTAGCGATCTGACTGCGCTATCGGAACGCCAGTGGCGCAAGGTGCGCGGCGCGAAAATCGCCTACGTTGCCCAGTCGGCCAGCGCGGCGTTTAACCCGGCGCAGAAGATCGGCGAGCAGGTAATTGAAAGCGCGATTCGCCACCGCGTACTGGATCGCCAGGCGGCGATCCGTCGTGCGCTTGAGATCTTCAGTCAGCTACAGCTGCCGCAGCCGGAACAGTTCTTCCATCGCTATCCGCATCAGGTTTCTGGCGGTCAGCTGCAGCGTGCGATGATTGCCATGGCGATCTGTGCCGGACCGCAGCTGATTGTCTTTGATGAGCCGACTACCGCGCTGGACGTGACCACCCAGCTGGAAGTGCTGAAATCGATCCAGCAAATTATCCGACTGACCGGCGTGGCAGCGCTCTATATCAGCCACGACCTGGCGGTGGTGGCGCAGCTCAGCCAGCGCATTATGGTGCTGCGTCACGGTCGCGAAGTGGAAAGTGGCGAGACGGCGGCGCTGCTGAGCCATCCGCAGCAGGCCTATACTCGCCAGCTGCTGCACAGCCACGGCGAGCCGAACCCGCCGCGCAGCAGCACGCTGCCGCTGCTGACCGCGACGGAAGTCAGCGTGGATTACCACGGGGATGCGGTGCTGCATGCGGTGTCGCTGGCAATCGGCCGCGGCCGCACGCTGGCGCTGATCGGTGAATCCGGCGCGGGTAAATCGACGCTGGGCCGCGCAGTGTGTGGTCTGGTCGCGCCGTCCCGCGGCGATATTCGTTTCAACGGTCAGCTGCTGCCTGCCACGCTGCGCCAGCGCACCCGGCAGCAGCTGCAGCGCGTGCAGCTTATTCACCAGCACCCTGACACCGCCCTGAATCCACGGCTGACGATTGGCCTGCAGATTGAGCGGGCGATGGTCTGCCTGAGCGAGCTGACGGCGCTGCAGCGTAAGGCACGGGTGCAGGAACTGCTGGAGAAAGTTGGTCTGTCGCCGCAGCTGGCAGAGCGTTATCCCCATGCGCTGTCCGGAGGCCAGAAGCAGCGCGTCTGCATCGCCCGGGCGCTGGCGGTAGAGCCGGAGCTGATCGTCTGCGATGAGCCCACCTCAGCGCTCGATCCGCTGGTCGGGCGTGAGGTGCTGGCGCTGCTGAAAAGGCTGCAGCAGGAAACCGGCGTCTCGCTGCTGTTTATCACACATGACCTGCACGTGGTGCGCGCGGTGGCGGATGAGGTGATGGTACTGCGCGACGGAAAAGTGGTACGCCAGGGGGCGCTCGGCCAGGTATTCAGCGCCCCGCTGGATGACTACACTGCCGAACTGCTGCGTGCGGTGCCGGAAATGCGCCCCGGCTGGCTGGCAGAGGTCACGGCAGCAGGTTAA
- a CDS encoding methyl-accepting chemotaxis protein yields the protein MTITKRLFLIFSLLALSLIALSAYSLYAISGFQSRFEYVQVNAIPSIKDLNKAISTTSDLRVALYIHQSENDSSKQPPLETRVEQLISDLKTQTDYYMANDISNERDREMTQDALNNISAVQSALPAFFTASRAHDDAQSLPLLKGEVGVGAAVRKLVDGLNNQIQLNIDIGNELRVENAHSYSTTFWGMLIFASVIIIVMGLLAVKTILSVRNSLNGMQSVMESVSESLDLTQQVDASRNDEIGKTALAFNSLMARVSAVLTSVTSSAQSVSSASTQIAAGNEDLSARTEEQAASLEQTSASISTLNDTVKQNAENARQASTLASTANDLSVHSGNAVAAMVGTMEKIKTSSSKISDITGLIEGIAFQTNILALNAAVEAARAGEQGRGFAVVASEVRSLAQRSSTAAKEIKDLIVTSAQLVESGSVQAADVGDNMAKVQGSIRQVADIVGEMAAATSEQSQGIEQVHLAIGQMDTVTQQNAALVEEASAASQSLQEQAVNMNQLVAAFRLQSGRPVVAAASAGKVPAIAPAPRLAKPALASVDDNWSSF from the coding sequence ATGACCATCACCAAAAGGCTGTTTTTAATCTTTTCCCTCCTGGCGCTTTCTCTGATCGCGCTTTCCGCTTACTCCCTGTACGCCATCAGCGGCTTCCAGTCGCGCTTTGAATATGTGCAGGTGAATGCCATCCCCAGTATTAAGGATCTGAATAAGGCTATTAGCACCACCAGCGATCTGCGGGTGGCGCTTTATATTCACCAAAGTGAAAACGACTCCAGCAAACAGCCGCCGCTGGAAACGCGCGTCGAGCAGCTGATTAGCGATCTGAAAACCCAAACCGATTACTACATGGCGAACGATATCTCCAATGAACGTGACCGGGAGATGACTCAGGATGCGCTTAACAACATCTCCGCCGTGCAGAGCGCACTGCCGGCGTTTTTCACCGCCTCCCGCGCACATGATGATGCGCAGTCACTGCCGTTGCTGAAGGGTGAGGTCGGGGTAGGTGCCGCAGTTCGCAAGCTGGTTGACGGCCTGAATAATCAGATTCAGCTAAACATTGATATCGGTAATGAGCTGCGCGTGGAGAATGCGCATAGCTACAGCACCACCTTCTGGGGCATGCTGATTTTCGCCAGCGTCATCATTATTGTGATGGGGCTGCTGGCGGTGAAAACTATTCTTAGCGTGCGCAACAGCCTGAACGGCATGCAGAGCGTGATGGAATCGGTCAGTGAATCCCTTGACCTGACCCAGCAGGTTGATGCGTCGCGCAACGATGAGATCGGTAAAACCGCTCTGGCGTTTAACAGCCTGATGGCGCGCGTTTCAGCGGTGCTGACCTCCGTGACCTCGTCGGCGCAGTCGGTCAGCTCGGCGTCCACCCAGATCGCCGCCGGTAACGAAGATCTCTCGGCGCGCACCGAAGAGCAGGCGGCTTCGCTGGAGCAGACTTCGGCCAGCATCAGCACCCTGAACGACACGGTGAAACAGAACGCCGAAAACGCCCGCCAGGCCAGCACGCTGGCCAGCACCGCCAACGATCTGTCGGTCCATAGCGGCAACGCCGTGGCGGCGATGGTCGGCACCATGGAAAAAATCAAAACCAGCTCCAGCAAGATCTCCGATATTACCGGGCTGATTGAGGGCATCGCCTTCCAGACCAATATTCTGGCGCTGAACGCGGCGGTGGAAGCGGCGCGTGCCGGTGAGCAGGGGCGCGGATTTGCGGTAGTGGCAAGCGAAGTGCGCAGCCTGGCGCAGCGCTCCTCCACTGCAGCAAAAGAGATCAAAGATCTGATTGTGACTTCAGCACAGCTGGTCGAAAGCGGTTCTGTTCAGGCCGCTGACGTCGGTGACAATATGGCGAAGGTGCAGGGATCGATTCGTCAGGTGGCTGATATCGTGGGCGAAATGGCGGCAGCAACCTCAGAGCAGAGCCAGGGAATTGAGCAGGTGCACCTGGCGATTGGACAGATGGATACCGTGACCCAGCAGAACGCCGCGCTGGTGGAGGAGGCTTCCGCAGCTTCGCAGTCGCTGCAGGAGCAGGCGGTGAATATGAACCAGCTGGTGGCGGCCTTCCGCCTGCAGTCTGGCCGCCCGGTGGTGGCTGCGGCCAGCGCGGGCAAGGTTCCGGCGATCGCCCCGGCACCGCGCCTGGCGAAACCCGCGCTGGCATCGGTGGACGATAACTGGAGTTCATTCTGA
- a CDS encoding RcnB family protein, which yields MKKSRTIALSAMIFSSLSLSAFAQGPDEGPGQQPLKHPQQNQPHQPHQQNQGGMPQRGAEHQANNHPQQRQPDFRRGRPLPQQYRGEGYQVNDWHKRGLKAPPSGHRWVNVKGNYVLIAVATGVIASVIAHH from the coding sequence ATGAAAAAAAGCCGCACTATTGCCCTGTCAGCGATGATCTTCAGCAGCCTGAGCCTGAGCGCGTTTGCTCAGGGTCCTGACGAGGGACCGGGCCAGCAGCCGCTTAAGCACCCGCAGCAAAATCAGCCCCATCAGCCTCATCAGCAGAATCAGGGTGGAATGCCGCAGCGCGGCGCTGAGCACCAGGCCAACAACCACCCACAGCAGCGCCAGCCCGATTTTCGTCGCGGTCGCCCGCTGCCGCAGCAGTATCGTGGTGAGGGATATCAGGTTAACGACTGGCACAAACGCGGCCTGAAAGCACCGCCGTCCGGCCACCGCTGGGTGAATGTGAAGGGTAATTACGTGTTAATTGCCGTCGCGACCGGGGTGATTGCCTCGGTGATTGCGCATCATTAA
- a CDS encoding SDR family NAD(P)-dependent oxidoreductase, translating into MKIDLSGKTAIVTGSTKGIGKGIAQGLAAAGATVVVTGRTQPQVDALVKTLGHGARGHAVDLGTPEGCKALLKAEPRCDVLVNNVGIFPGGDFFETDDELWQSIWDINVMSAVRLSRAYMPQMIDSGWGRVVFLSSESAINIPADMIHYGVSKTALLALSRGLAKAAAGTGVTVNAVLPGPTLSDGFADFFKQELADGADLEELGVKFVKANRPTSVIQRAASVEEVSNMVVYVCSPLSSATSGAALRVDGGVVETPF; encoded by the coding sequence ATGAAGATTGATTTAAGCGGCAAAACCGCCATTGTCACCGGGTCCACTAAAGGTATTGGTAAAGGTATCGCTCAGGGTCTGGCTGCAGCAGGTGCCACGGTGGTCGTCACCGGGCGCACCCAGCCGCAGGTTGATGCGCTGGTCAAAACGCTGGGCCACGGCGCACGCGGACATGCGGTTGACCTCGGTACGCCGGAAGGCTGCAAAGCCCTGCTGAAAGCCGAACCGCGCTGCGATGTGCTGGTAAATAATGTCGGCATCTTCCCCGGCGGTGACTTCTTTGAAACCGACGACGAACTGTGGCAGAGCATCTGGGACATTAATGTCATGTCGGCCGTGCGCCTCAGCCGCGCCTATATGCCGCAGATGATCGACTCCGGCTGGGGGCGTGTGGTGTTCCTCTCGTCCGAGTCCGCCATCAATATTCCTGCTGATATGATCCACTACGGCGTGAGTAAAACCGCGCTGCTGGCGCTGTCACGCGGGCTGGCAAAAGCCGCAGCCGGGACCGGCGTGACGGTCAACGCCGTACTGCCCGGGCCTACGCTGTCCGACGGCTTTGCCGACTTCTTTAAACAGGAGCTGGCTGACGGTGCCGATCTGGAAGAGCTGGGCGTGAAATTCGTCAAGGCCAATCGTCCGACCTCGGTGATCCAGCGCGCCGCCAGCGTTGAAGAGGTCAGCAATATGGTGGTGTACGTCTGCTCCCCGCTGTCGTCCGCAACATCCGGCGCGGCGCTGCGCGTCGATGGGGGCGTGGTCGAAACCCCGTTCTGA
- a CDS encoding iron-containing alcohol dehydrogenase, with translation MNTSLLISNRQTFFGAGSLQQLLPLLNAEPLATVLFCGRSFLNGPAWQRLQAGVKPLLCGIEVVSHEASPAEIDGWVARWRGKAQRVIAIGGGSVIDAAKAVAALSQHPLNTLRYLEKVGDTPVSGATLPLIAIPTTAGTGSEVTQNAVITDKAAIKVKASLRHANFVPQIAILDPHLLRGAADHVLACCGIDAFTHLFEAYLSAKGNAFSRQTAIAGMQAFIRGWSALNRDDASGDEAREQMMLASWLGGQSLSMAGLGVIHGIAGELGAIKDYHHGEVCGRLLLPFLSLLEQSENAQQVKLMQQLAALLFPLASPDAPARQLSEWLRTNAITPFWHSPPALSAAEVDWILARSNSKNSLVSYSREQQNRLLSEAYSISD, from the coding sequence ATGAACACCAGCCTACTGATTAGCAATCGACAGACCTTTTTTGGCGCTGGCAGCCTGCAACAGCTGCTGCCGCTGCTCAACGCCGAGCCGCTGGCGACCGTGCTGTTCTGCGGCCGCTCGTTTCTCAATGGCCCCGCCTGGCAACGGCTACAGGCCGGGGTGAAACCGCTGCTGTGCGGCATCGAAGTGGTCAGCCACGAGGCCTCGCCCGCGGAAATAGACGGCTGGGTAGCACGCTGGCGCGGCAAGGCCCAGCGCGTGATCGCCATTGGTGGCGGCAGCGTGATAGACGCCGCGAAAGCGGTCGCCGCCCTCAGCCAGCACCCGCTCAACACCCTGCGCTACCTGGAAAAGGTTGGCGATACGCCGGTCAGCGGCGCGACCCTGCCGCTGATCGCCATTCCGACCACCGCCGGAACCGGCAGCGAAGTGACGCAGAATGCGGTGATCACCGATAAAGCGGCGATCAAAGTCAAAGCCTCGCTGCGCCACGCTAACTTTGTGCCGCAGATAGCGATCCTCGACCCGCACCTGCTGCGCGGCGCGGCCGACCACGTGCTGGCGTGCTGCGGTATTGATGCCTTTACCCACCTGTTCGAGGCGTATCTCTCTGCAAAAGGCAACGCCTTTAGCCGCCAGACGGCCATCGCCGGGATGCAGGCGTTTATTCGCGGCTGGTCGGCGCTTAATCGTGACGATGCCAGCGGGGATGAAGCCCGCGAACAGATGATGCTGGCCTCCTGGCTGGGCGGACAGAGCCTGAGCATGGCCGGGCTGGGGGTGATCCACGGCATTGCCGGGGAGCTTGGCGCCATCAAAGATTATCATCACGGCGAAGTGTGTGGCCGCCTGCTGCTGCCGTTCCTCAGCCTGCTGGAGCAGAGCGAAAATGCGCAGCAGGTCAAACTGATGCAGCAGCTGGCCGCGCTGCTTTTCCCGCTGGCCTCACCCGATGCCCCGGCCCGTCAGCTGAGTGAGTGGTTACGCACTAACGCCATTACCCCGTTCTGGCACTCCCCGCCCGCGCTGAGCGCCGCCGAAGTGGACTGGATCCTGGCGCGTTCCAACAGCAAAAATTCGCTGGTCAGCTACAGTCGCGAGCAGCAGAACCGCCTGCTGAGCGAGGCGTATTCGATTAGCGATTAA